Proteins from a genomic interval of Microbacterium abyssi:
- the tsaE gene encoding tRNA (adenosine(37)-N6)-threonylcarbamoyltransferase complex ATPase subunit type 1 TsaE — MSVDPAFLGRREIATADEMERLGFVIGEQLVAGDLLVLTGPLGAGKTTFTRGLAQGLGVRGPVQSPTFVIARTHPSLVGRAPLVHVDAYRLGSAAELDDLDVDLAGSVVVIEWGRDMAASIADAWWDIELERPVGGAEGVADEDLDADAPRVVTIERVAAGDVSAR, encoded by the coding sequence GTGAGTGTTGATCCCGCCTTCCTCGGCCGCCGCGAGATCGCGACCGCGGACGAGATGGAGCGCCTCGGGTTCGTCATCGGCGAGCAGCTCGTCGCCGGCGATCTGCTGGTGCTGACCGGGCCGCTCGGCGCCGGCAAGACGACCTTCACGCGCGGGCTCGCGCAGGGCCTCGGCGTGCGCGGACCCGTGCAGAGCCCGACGTTCGTGATCGCCCGCACGCATCCGTCGCTGGTCGGCCGGGCGCCGCTCGTGCACGTCGACGCGTATCGTCTGGGCTCGGCCGCGGAGCTCGACGACCTCGACGTCGACCTCGCCGGCTCGGTCGTCGTGATCGAGTGGGGGCGCGACATGGCCGCCTCGATCGCCGATGCCTGGTGGGACATCGAGCTGGAGCGTCCGGTCGGCGGCGCGGAGGGCGTCGCCGACGAGGATCTGGATGCCGATGCACCTCGGGTCGTGACGATCGAGCGCGTCGCGGCGGGGGACGTTTCGGCTCGCTGA